Proteins from a single region of Flavobacterium sp. K5-23:
- the acs gene encoding acetate--CoA ligase, with the protein MSYYKIQNLEQYFKHYNKSVREPRKFWGKIAEENFTWYQQWDKVVDFNMAEAEVKWFTEAKVNIVKNCIDRHLAKRGEKTAIIFEPNNPDEAALHITYNELHQRVSKMANVLREQGIKKGDRVCIYLPMIPELAVSVLACARIGAIHSVVFAGFSASAVSSRINDSECKMVITSDGGYRGSKTIELKEIIDEAIEKCPSVSTVLVVNRTNSTVKMKEGRDKWLQPLLDEASDNCVAEIMDAEDPLFILYTSGSTGKPKGMVHTTAGYMVYTAYTFKNVFNYEENDIFWCTADIGWITGHSYTLYGPLLNGGTTVIFEGVPSYPNFSRFWEIIVKHKVSQFYTAPTAIRALAKESLEYVQKYQLDSLKVIGSVGEPINEEAWHWFNDHVGGKRCPIVDTWWQTETGGIMISPISFVTPTKPTYATLPLPGIQPVLMDDRRNEIEGNQVVGSLCIKFPWPGIARTIWGDHQRYKDTYFSAFPGKYFTGDGALRDEVGYYRITGRVDDVIIVSGHNLGTAPIEDAINEHPAVAESAIVGFPHDVKGNALYGFVILKESGENRDRDNLTKEINQQISDHIGPIAKLDKIQFVSGLPKTRSGKIMRRILRKIAEGDFSNFGDTSTLLNPEIVDEIKNERK; encoded by the coding sequence ATGAGTTACTATAAGATTCAAAATTTAGAACAATATTTTAAACATTATAACAAGTCTGTTCGTGAGCCCAGAAAATTTTGGGGTAAAATAGCTGAAGAGAACTTTACTTGGTACCAACAATGGGACAAAGTAGTAGATTTTAATATGGCTGAAGCAGAAGTAAAATGGTTTACTGAGGCTAAAGTTAATATTGTAAAAAATTGTATCGATAGGCATCTTGCTAAAAGAGGAGAAAAAACAGCTATTATTTTTGAGCCAAATAATCCTGATGAAGCTGCTTTACATATAACTTATAATGAATTGCATCAACGTGTTAGCAAAATGGCTAATGTTTTGCGCGAACAAGGAATAAAAAAAGGGGACCGCGTTTGTATTTATTTACCAATGATTCCCGAGTTAGCTGTTTCTGTTTTAGCCTGTGCAAGAATTGGAGCAATCCATTCCGTTGTTTTTGCTGGATTCTCAGCTTCAGCAGTATCATCAAGAATTAATGATAGTGAATGCAAAATGGTTATCACATCTGATGGTGGTTATAGAGGAAGTAAAACAATAGAATTAAAAGAAATTATTGATGAAGCTATAGAAAAGTGTCCATCCGTTTCAACTGTTTTGGTTGTCAATAGAACAAATAGCACAGTAAAAATGAAAGAGGGCAGAGATAAATGGCTGCAACCTTTATTAGACGAAGCTTCAGATAACTGTGTTGCTGAAATAATGGATGCCGAAGATCCTTTGTTTATTTTATATACCTCTGGTTCTACAGGAAAACCAAAAGGTATGGTACATACCACAGCGGGATATATGGTTTACACAGCTTACACTTTTAAAAATGTATTTAATTACGAGGAAAACGATATTTTTTGGTGTACCGCTGATATTGGTTGGATTACTGGACATTCATATACTTTGTACGGGCCTTTATTAAACGGGGGTACTACAGTAATTTTTGAAGGTGTTCCTTCTTATCCTAATTTCAGTCGTTTTTGGGAAATAATCGTAAAACACAAAGTGTCACAATTTTACACAGCTCCTACGGCAATTAGAGCCTTGGCTAAAGAAAGTTTAGAATACGTTCAAAAATATCAATTAGACTCATTAAAAGTAATTGGTTCCGTGGGTGAACCTATCAATGAGGAAGCTTGGCACTGGTTTAATGACCATGTAGGAGGAAAGAGATGTCCAATAGTTGATACCTGGTGGCAAACAGAAACTGGTGGTATCATGATTTCGCCAATATCTTTTGTAACACCTACAAAACCAACATACGCTACATTACCATTACCGGGAATACAGCCCGTATTGATGGATGATAGACGCAATGAGATCGAAGGGAATCAGGTTGTGGGAAGTTTATGCATTAAATTTCCATGGCCGGGAATTGCCAGAACTATCTGGGGAGATCATCAACGTTATAAAGACACTTATTTTTCTGCTTTTCCAGGTAAATATTTCACCGGTGACGGCGCATTACGTGATGAAGTTGGTTATTACAGAATTACGGGAAGAGTTGATGATGTGATTATTGTTTCGGGTCATAACTTAGGAACAGCTCCTATTGAAGATGCAATTAATGAACATCCAGCTGTAGCTGAAAGTGCCATTGTAGGATTTCCTCACGATGTAAAAGGAAATGCATTATATGGATTTGTAATTCTAAAAGAAAGCGGTGAAAACCGTGATAGAGATAATTTGACTAAAGAAATCAATCAGCAAATCTCGGATCATATTGGACCAATTGCAAAATTAGATAAAATCCAATTTGTATCTGGCTTGCCAAAAACACGTTCGGGTAAAATTATGCGTAGAATTCTTCGAAAAATAGCGGAAGGTGATTTTTCTAACTTTGGAGATACTTCTACATTGTTAAACCCTGAAATTGTGGATGAAATTAAAAACGAAAGGAAATAA
- a CDS encoding NAD(P)/FAD-dependent oxidoreductase produces the protein MKTNESVIIVGGGLAGLCSAIHLSKAGIAVILIEKNEYPKHKVCGEYISNEVFQYLEWLGLDLEFLQPTHITKFEFSTNNGKTINCELPLGGFGISRYTLDEFLYKKALDNGCKIIQDTVENIVFKDKQFSVTTSEKGAYNTEFVLGAFGKRSNIDVKLDRDFIKVKSAWLAVKAHYSGDFPNDLVGLHNFVGGYCGVSKVENNTVNICYLADYHTFKKYNNIEEYQSKVVMENPKLKAVFDNHRLIFDKPLTISQISFGKKAPIENHILMIGDTAGLIHPLCGNGMAMAIHSAKIASELIVNYFNNDIKSRTELESNYLKEWNVNFKNRILIGRFIAGVLKKQRISALLMRLLVVFPFILPIIIKKTHGKPISINQ, from the coding sequence ATGAAAACAAATGAATCTGTGATAATTGTTGGTGGAGGATTAGCTGGTCTATGTAGTGCCATTCACTTGTCAAAAGCAGGTATTGCAGTGATTTTGATAGAAAAAAATGAGTATCCAAAACATAAAGTTTGCGGAGAATACATTTCAAACGAAGTTTTTCAATACTTAGAATGGCTAGGCTTAGATCTTGAATTTTTACAGCCAACTCATATTACAAAATTTGAATTCTCAACGAATAACGGCAAAACAATTAATTGCGAATTGCCACTTGGTGGATTTGGAATTAGCCGATATACATTGGATGAGTTTTTGTACAAAAAAGCTTTGGATAATGGATGTAAAATCATTCAGGATACGGTTGAAAACATTGTTTTTAAGGACAAGCAATTCTCTGTAACCACTTCTGAAAAAGGGGCTTATAATACTGAATTTGTCCTTGGCGCTTTCGGAAAACGTTCTAACATTGATGTTAAACTCGATAGAGATTTCATCAAAGTAAAATCAGCTTGGCTTGCTGTAAAAGCACATTACTCTGGTGATTTTCCTAATGATTTAGTTGGTTTACATAATTTCGTGGGCGGTTATTGCGGCGTTTCCAAGGTTGAAAACAACACAGTAAACATATGTTATTTAGCGGATTACCATACTTTTAAAAAGTATAATAATATTGAAGAATATCAAAGTAAAGTAGTTATGGAAAACCCAAAATTAAAGGCTGTTTTTGATAATCACCGTCTGATATTTGATAAACCATTAACGATAAGCCAAATATCATTCGGAAAAAAAGCACCAATTGAAAACCATATTTTAATGATTGGTGATACTGCCGGATTGATACACCCATTATGTGGAAACGGAATGGCGATGGCAATCCATAGTGCTAAAATCGCATCAGAATTGATTGTTAACTATTTTAATAATGATATTAAATCAAGAACTGAACTAGAAAGTAACTATTTGAAGGAATGGAATGTTAATTTTAAGAATAGAATACTGATTGGTAGGTTTATAGCGGGAGTATTAAAAAAACAACGTATTTCAGCATTACTGATGCGTCTGTTAGTTGTATTTCCTTTTATTTTACCAATAATTATAAAAAAAACGCACGGAAAACCAATTTCAATAAATCAATAG
- a CDS encoding methyltransferase domain-containing protein: MFLNTKHRTDKPEIMDDFALEGEILREALDKIAKINQLLGGNRLTLQGVKDLISQIDSTRTITIIDVGCGNGDMLRTLAEYGLKNHLKFDLIGIDANNYTVNHARKLSKEYPNISYRCENIFDKAFSELKYDIALCTLTLHHFKEIEIVSLMELFNSNSTIGVVINDLHRNGTAYRLFQALCFVFRLNPMSKEDGLTSILRGFKKEELVRFSEQLNFSNYTIQWKWAFRYQWIITKI, encoded by the coding sequence ATGTTCCTAAACACAAAACATAGAACTGATAAACCCGAAATCATGGATGATTTTGCCCTTGAAGGCGAGATCTTAAGGGAGGCTTTGGATAAAATCGCCAAAATCAACCAACTTTTAGGAGGCAATCGGCTAACTTTACAAGGAGTGAAAGATTTGATAAGCCAGATTGATTCCACAAGGACAATTACTATAATAGATGTGGGTTGCGGTAATGGAGATATGTTACGAACTCTGGCAGAGTACGGTTTAAAAAATCATTTGAAATTTGATTTAATTGGGATTGACGCTAATAATTACACCGTTAATCACGCTCGTAAATTATCAAAAGAATATCCAAATATCAGTTATCGTTGCGAAAATATTTTTGATAAAGCTTTCAGTGAATTAAAATATGATATTGCGCTATGTACCTTAACGTTACATCATTTCAAAGAGATTGAAATCGTTAGTTTAATGGAGCTTTTTAATTCCAATTCAACTATAGGAGTTGTGATTAATGATTTACATAGAAACGGCACAGCATATCGATTGTTTCAAGCATTGTGTTTTGTGTTCCGACTCAATCCTATGTCAAAAGAAGACGGGTTAACATCTATTTTAAGAGGATTTAAAAAAGAGGAATTAGTTCGTTTTTCAGAGCAATTAAATTTCAGCAACTATACAATTCAATGGAAGTGGGCCTTCCGTTATCAATGGATAATAACAAAAATATGA
- a CDS encoding type III polyketide synthase, giving the protein MSVKIHTVSKQLPKYSRTTQEIMPFLDSWLEGQEDRFIRKVKKIFEGAAVDKRYSIMDPIEVFTKTSFEERNDIYAREVIDLGEKVLEKALLKSNWKPQDLDFIITVSCTGIMIPSLDAYLINKLKLRQDIVRLPVTEMGCAAGVSGIIYAKNFLKSNPGKRAAVIAVESPTATFQLDDFSMANIVSAAIFGDGAACVMLSSHPDDKGPEILDEEMYHFYDNEHMMGFKLTNSGLQMILDIEVPETIASHFPNIIHPFLEKNNLDIKDMDHLIFHPGGKKIVQTVEDLFLDLGKNIDETKEVLRLYGNMSSATVLYVLERIMDNQPEKGEKGLMLSFGPGFSAQKVLLQF; this is encoded by the coding sequence ATGAGTGTAAAAATACATACGGTTTCAAAACAGCTTCCTAAATATTCTAGAACTACTCAAGAAATAATGCCATTTCTAGATTCTTGGCTGGAAGGTCAGGAGGATCGTTTTATTCGAAAAGTAAAAAAGATTTTCGAAGGAGCAGCGGTTGATAAAAGGTATTCTATTATGGACCCAATTGAAGTATTCACCAAAACATCTTTTGAGGAACGAAATGACATTTATGCCCGTGAAGTAATTGATTTGGGCGAAAAAGTTCTTGAAAAAGCACTCCTGAAATCCAATTGGAAACCACAAGATTTAGATTTCATTATTACGGTTAGCTGTACTGGAATTATGATTCCCTCATTGGATGCCTATTTAATCAATAAATTGAAATTGCGTCAGGATATCGTGAGACTTCCTGTAACTGAAATGGGTTGTGCAGCAGGAGTTTCAGGAATTATTTATGCAAAGAATTTTTTAAAATCCAATCCAGGAAAACGCGCGGCAGTTATTGCAGTTGAAAGCCCTACGGCTACTTTTCAACTTGACGATTTCTCGATGGCTAATATTGTTAGTGCAGCCATTTTTGGTGATGGAGCAGCCTGTGTAATGCTTTCATCACATCCTGATGATAAAGGTCCGGAGATTCTAGATGAGGAAATGTATCATTTTTATGATAACGAGCATATGATGGGTTTTAAACTTACTAATTCTGGTTTACAGATGATTTTAGACATTGAAGTACCTGAAACCATCGCGTCCCATTTCCCCAATATTATTCATCCTTTTTTAGAAAAAAACAATTTGGATATCAAAGATATGGACCATTTGATTTTTCATCCCGGAGGAAAAAAAATTGTTCAAACCGTGGAGGACTTATTCTTAGATTTGGGAAAAAACATAGATGAAACAAAAGAAGTGTTGCGTTTATATGGTAATATGTCAAGCGCAACTGTTTTATATGTTCTGGAGCGTATTATGGACAACCAACCTGAAAAAGGAGAAAAAGGATTAATGTTGAGTTTTGGCCCAGGATTTTCGGCACAAAAAGTATTATTGCAGTTTTAA
- a CDS encoding 3-hydroxyacyl-ACP dehydratase FabZ family protein: MKYQEIISKLPYSKPFLFVDEIIDINENGVEGSYTFDENLDFYKGHFKENPITPGVILTEVMAQIGLVCLGIFLLDETFNDKTAIALTSTDIEFTKAVYPKEKVTVISQKVYFRFGKLKCKVTMKNENGDEVCSGTIAGMIV, translated from the coding sequence ATGAAATACCAGGAAATCATATCAAAGTTGCCTTATTCCAAACCCTTTTTGTTTGTCGATGAGATTATTGATATAAACGAAAATGGGGTAGAGGGTAGTTATACATTCGACGAAAACCTTGATTTTTATAAAGGACATTTTAAGGAAAACCCCATTACTCCAGGCGTAATATTAACTGAAGTTATGGCGCAAATAGGATTAGTATGTTTGGGGATATTTTTATTAGACGAAACATTTAATGATAAAACTGCAATTGCCTTAACGTCAACTGATATTGAATTTACCAAAGCAGTATATCCAAAAGAAAAAGTAACCGTGATTTCTCAGAAAGTATATTTTCGTTTTGGTAAACTAAAATGCAAGGTGACTATGAAAAATGAGAATGGTGATGAAGTTTGTAGCGGTACAATTGCGGGAATGATTGTTTAA
- a CDS encoding beta-ketoacyl synthase, with the protein MKKRVVITGLGVVAPNGVGLEMFTNAIRKGVSGIKHDPELERLQFSCQISGKPEVSNELALKYFSELELRNFNSTGILYGVIAGIDAWKDAGLAINTNEDPDWDSGTIFGTGTSGIDKFRESIYKIDDFQTRRLGSTAVAQTMNSGVSAYLGGKIGLGNQVTTNSSACTTGTESILMAYERIRSGQAKRILAGSTSDSGPYIWGGFDAMRVCTFKHNDTPEQGSRPMSESASGFVPGSGAGALVLEDLDLALERGARIYAEVLGGNINSGGQRGLGTMTAPNPIAVQKCIKDAMANAGIQANAIDAINGHLTATSKDSLEMENWAEALGRKGADFPYINSLKSMVGHCLSGAGSIESVASILQLHQGFVFPNINCEDLHPEIVSVIDKSRIPKELIETDLNIIAKASFGFGDVNGCVIFKKYIK; encoded by the coding sequence ATGAAAAAACGAGTAGTCATAACTGGTCTTGGTGTTGTTGCTCCAAACGGAGTAGGCTTAGAGATGTTTACAAATGCAATTCGGAAAGGTGTTTCAGGAATTAAACACGATCCGGAACTGGAACGTTTGCAATTCTCTTGTCAGATTTCAGGAAAACCAGAAGTTTCTAATGAATTGGCTTTAAAATATTTCAGTGAATTAGAACTGAGAAATTTCAATTCTACGGGGATTTTATACGGTGTTATAGCTGGAATAGATGCTTGGAAAGATGCAGGATTAGCAATAAACACTAATGAAGATCCGGATTGGGATAGCGGAACTATTTTTGGAACTGGAACCTCAGGAATTGATAAATTTCGCGAAAGCATTTATAAAATTGATGATTTTCAAACAAGGAGATTAGGAAGCACGGCAGTTGCACAAACGATGAACAGTGGCGTTAGCGCTTATTTAGGAGGGAAAATTGGTTTAGGAAATCAGGTAACCACTAATTCTTCTGCTTGCACCACAGGAACTGAAAGCATCTTAATGGCTTACGAAAGGATCAGATCAGGACAAGCAAAACGCATTTTGGCAGGGAGTACCAGTGATAGTGGCCCTTATATTTGGGGAGGTTTTGATGCGATGCGCGTTTGCACTTTTAAACACAATGACACTCCTGAACAAGGCTCACGACCAATGAGTGAAAGCGCATCAGGGTTTGTTCCCGGAAGCGGTGCCGGTGCTTTGGTTTTAGAAGATTTGGATCTGGCTTTAGAACGTGGTGCCCGAATTTATGCCGAGGTTTTAGGCGGGAATATTAATTCCGGAGGACAACGTGGATTAGGTACTATGACAGCGCCAAATCCCATAGCGGTACAAAAATGCATTAAGGATGCTATGGCAAATGCAGGAATTCAAGCCAATGCTATTGATGCCATAAACGGTCATTTGACAGCAACTTCAAAAGATAGCTTGGAAATGGAGAACTGGGCAGAAGCATTGGGAAGAAAGGGTGCCGATTTTCCATATATCAACTCTTTAAAATCGATGGTTGGTCATTGTTTATCAGGGGCGGGAAGTATTGAAAGTGTGGCTTCTATATTGCAATTGCATCAGGGATTTGTATTTCCGAATATCAATTGTGAAGACTTACATCCTGAAATTGTGAGTGTTATTGATAAATCACGTATTCCGAAAGAATTAATTGAAACGGATTTGAATATTATAGCCAAAGCCAGTTTTGGTTTTGGGGATGTGAACGGATGTGTGATTTTTAAAAAATATATAAAATAA
- a CDS encoding acyl carrier protein: MNKEETTLKLKSIIKPYIKNEEAYESLTDDTDFITDLNINSANLVDVILDIEDAFGIIIDNQSMQNMLDVKSTLLIIETKLSEK, translated from the coding sequence ATGAATAAAGAAGAAACTACATTAAAATTAAAAAGCATCATTAAACCTTATATAAAAAATGAGGAAGCGTATGAATCACTTACAGACGACACTGATTTCATTACCGATTTGAATATAAATTCGGCTAATTTAGTTGATGTAATTCTGGATATTGAAGATGCCTTTGGAATAATAATAGACAATCAATCTATGCAAAATATGCTGGATGTGAAATCAACTTTGTTAATAATTGAAACCAAATTATCCGAAAAGTGA
- a CDS encoding 4'-phosphopantetheinyl transferase superfamily protein encodes MIGNDIVDLALARKESNWKRKGFLDKIFTIKEQFLINSAENPEIMVWNLWSRKEAAYKIYNRQTGIRAYIPIQLECVYGDENSGSVLCDGNEYYTQTKISNDCIYTVAVTDSSHFKKIVLLDPNILISKDDGKPFITDNNGLINKAVSVSHHGRFQESIMLTE; translated from the coding sequence GTGATAGGTAACGATATCGTAGATTTGGCTTTAGCCCGAAAAGAAAGCAACTGGAAAAGGAAAGGTTTTTTAGATAAAATATTCACCATAAAAGAACAATTCCTTATTAATAGCGCTGAAAATCCAGAGATTATGGTCTGGAATCTATGGAGTAGGAAGGAAGCAGCTTATAAAATATATAACCGTCAAACGGGAATTCGGGCCTATATTCCTATTCAATTAGAATGTGTCTATGGAGATGAAAATTCAGGTTCGGTTTTATGTGATGGAAATGAGTATTACACACAAACCAAAATTTCAAATGATTGCATCTATACCGTAGCGGTAACTGATAGCTCTCATTTTAAAAAAATAGTACTGCTTGACCCAAACATACTAATAAGTAAAGACGATGGAAAACCTTTTATAACTGATAACAACGGTTTGATAAATAAGGCAGTTTCCGTAAGTCATCATGGTCGGTTTCAGGAAAGTATCATGCTAACAGAATAA
- a CDS encoding PolC-type DNA polymerase III, with translation MLDWLKNINKEYPEFWKIYLSKFEAKSKRYVVLSTETSGLSVEKDVILGIGAFAVVDDCIVIGDSFETYVLQYKFLHENKISNDFIIETHMKKLGEADAIISLIDFIGNATIVGHHVDFDVEIINAALERMDCGRLKNEALDIDIMYRKLHDITDQQFSLEELSGFFKIPVNDRVSSTEDAYNIGLLFLKLKSRLGIK, from the coding sequence ATGTTAGACTGGCTTAAAAATATAAATAAAGAATATCCTGAATTCTGGAAAATATATCTTTCTAAATTTGAGGCAAAATCAAAGCGCTATGTTGTATTGTCAACAGAAACTTCGGGTTTGAGTGTCGAAAAAGATGTCATTTTAGGAATTGGGGCTTTTGCAGTTGTTGATGATTGTATTGTTATTGGAGACAGCTTCGAAACGTATGTACTGCAATATAAATTCCTTCATGAGAATAAGATTTCAAATGATTTCATTATAGAAACCCATATGAAAAAACTTGGGGAAGCGGATGCAATAATATCGCTGATTGATTTTATTGGAAATGCAACTATAGTGGGACATCATGTGGATTTTGATGTAGAAATAATTAATGCTGCATTAGAAAGAATGGATTGTGGCCGATTAAAAAATGAAGCCTTGGATATTGATATTATGTATCGAAAACTACATGATATTACCGATCAACAATTTTCACTTGAAGAATTATCAGGATTTTTTAAAATACCTGTAAACGACCGAGTATCATCAACTGAGGATGCTTATAATATTGGCTTACTCTTTTTAAAATTAAAATCCAGATTGGGAATTAAATAA
- a CDS encoding DUF294 nucleotidyltransferase-like domain-containing protein — protein sequence MNSIAEQIADFLKKYSPFDHLTFQELAEIASNIRVLNLEKNKTLFQINDTLHDSFYIIATGTIHLSVIADAEETLLSKCHEGDIFGLRPFFAKNNYKMTAKAREESIIYAIPIAVFRPFVANNPDVLDVLLENFAKGSNNLTDNENGNGKHHSATGYYSDQQTGIQFFQSLSYNISPIKALKSDPVHSIAQLMAESLVNSAIVCENNIPVGIVTHTDLCSKIATGRFPITTTVDTIMSSPVVTVVENVSLAEAQLLMLRNNVTHLCVTEDGTNKSIVKGVISEHDLIVAQANNPGVLIKEVKRAQAPKDLIQIRKNLADLIQKSIQKNIPLTHINNIVSEINFAILKRAVELSILEIGSPPARFAWLCIGSQARKEQLLLTDQNSILVFEDVTPEKYREVKDYFLNLAKRTTSILEKVGYKLSENGYVGSNILWCKSQTDWLKQYNSWINNPGENSNNLSSIFFDFDIVYGESKIFETLINEVYKNAVNNTLFFDYLGNDALRKNSPLSFFKKFNVEEEGPNKDKFDIKTLALMPLIDGARLFDLSFNLKGINNTYVRFKQLAMTDSKNAEIYLDCAEAFLTLSKFRTLEGIKNENSGQYINLEELSKIDKEKLKNSLAPMKELEELIKSKFKLTQFS from the coding sequence ATGAATTCTATTGCTGAGCAGATTGCTGATTTTTTAAAGAAATACTCTCCATTTGATCATTTGACATTTCAAGAGTTAGCTGAAATCGCTAGCAATATCCGTGTGCTTAATTTGGAAAAAAATAAAACATTATTCCAAATAAATGATACACTGCATGATAGCTTTTATATTATCGCAACAGGGACTATTCATTTGTCTGTTATTGCAGATGCCGAAGAAACTTTATTAAGTAAATGTCATGAGGGTGATATTTTTGGTTTGAGACCTTTTTTTGCCAAAAACAACTACAAAATGACGGCTAAAGCTCGAGAAGAAAGCATTATTTATGCTATTCCTATTGCAGTTTTCAGACCATTTGTAGCTAATAATCCGGATGTACTGGATGTTTTATTAGAGAATTTTGCTAAAGGTTCGAATAATCTTACTGATAATGAAAATGGTAACGGTAAGCATCATTCCGCGACTGGGTATTATTCGGATCAACAGACAGGAATTCAATTTTTTCAATCTTTATCCTATAATATCTCCCCGATAAAAGCGTTAAAAAGCGATCCTGTACATAGTATCGCCCAATTAATGGCCGAATCACTTGTAAACAGTGCGATTGTTTGCGAAAATAATATTCCTGTTGGAATTGTTACACATACTGATTTATGTTCTAAAATAGCAACTGGACGTTTCCCTATTACCACAACAGTTGATACAATTATGTCTTCTCCGGTGGTAACAGTAGTCGAGAATGTTTCCCTGGCGGAAGCGCAACTATTGATGTTAAGAAATAATGTCACTCACCTGTGTGTTACTGAGGACGGAACCAATAAATCTATCGTAAAAGGAGTTATATCCGAACACGATTTAATAGTGGCTCAAGCCAATAATCCTGGAGTTTTAATTAAAGAAGTTAAACGAGCTCAAGCACCTAAAGACCTAATCCAAATAAGAAAGAACTTAGCGGATCTTATCCAAAAATCGATACAGAAAAATATACCGCTTACCCATATTAATAATATTGTTAGCGAAATCAATTTTGCTATTTTAAAACGTGCCGTTGAATTATCTATTTTGGAAATAGGCTCCCCTCCTGCTCGTTTTGCTTGGCTTTGTATTGGCAGTCAGGCTAGAAAAGAACAATTATTATTGACGGATCAAAATAGTATCCTAGTTTTTGAAGATGTAACTCCGGAAAAATACCGTGAAGTGAAAGACTATTTCTTGAATTTAGCCAAAAGAACAACTAGTATCCTGGAAAAAGTAGGCTATAAATTGTCTGAAAATGGATATGTTGGGAGCAATATTCTTTGGTGTAAGTCACAAACTGATTGGTTAAAGCAATACAATAGCTGGATTAACAATCCGGGTGAAAACAGCAATAATTTAAGTAGTATTTTCTTTGATTTCGATATTGTTTACGGTGAGTCGAAGATTTTTGAAACATTAATTAATGAAGTGTATAAAAATGCTGTAAACAATACCTTATTCTTTGATTATTTAGGCAATGATGCATTGAGGAAAAATTCCCCTTTGAGTTTTTTCAAAAAATTCAATGTCGAAGAAGAAGGTCCAAACAAAGATAAATTTGACATCAAAACTCTAGCTTTAATGCCTTTGATTGATGGAGCACGATTATTTGATTTAAGCTTTAATTTAAAAGGAATTAACAATACCTATGTTCGATTCAAACAATTAGCAATGACAGATTCTAAAAATGCCGAGATTTATTTGGATTGTGCTGAAGCTTTTCTAACATTGTCAAAATTCAGGACATTAGAAGGTATTAAGAACGAAAATAGTGGACAATACATCAATTTAGAGGAGTTGTCTAAAATCGACAAAGAAAAGTTGAAAAATTCTTTGGCTCCAATGAAAGAATTAGAAGAATTAATTAAAAGTAAATTTAAACTTACTCAATTTTCATAA
- a CDS encoding GNAT family N-acetyltransferase: MQFDNYSIRLLSIQDLDGFFQLVEKNRQRLEDFFTGTVSRTKTIEDTQYFIIDMIQRSKDKIYFPYVIVDNSNDKVIGFLDLKNIDWNIPKSELGLYIDADYANKGITTKALRLFCEFCFEEYEFKKMFLRTHQNNLAARNVAEKCGFEIEGTIRRDYKTTSGEIVDLIYYGKLN, encoded by the coding sequence ATGCAATTTGACAACTATTCGATAAGGCTTTTATCGATACAAGATTTAGATGGTTTTTTTCAACTTGTGGAGAAGAACAGGCAGCGACTTGAAGACTTTTTTACGGGAACAGTTTCAAGAACGAAGACGATTGAAGACACGCAATACTTCATTATCGATATGATTCAACGATCTAAAGACAAAATTTATTTTCCATATGTCATCGTTGACAATTCTAACGATAAAGTTATAGGTTTCTTAGACTTGAAAAATATTGATTGGAACATTCCAAAATCAGAATTGGGTTTATACATTGACGCGGACTATGCCAATAAAGGGATTACAACTAAAGCGCTTCGTCTTTTTTGCGAATTTTGTTTTGAGGAATATGAATTCAAAAAAATGTTTTTAAGAACTCACCAAAATAACCTTGCTGCAAGAAATGTTGCTGAAAAATGTGGTTTTGAAATTGAAGGCACCATAAGAAGGGACTATAAAACTACTTCGGGAGAAATTGTTGACTTGATATATTATGGGAAATTAAACTAA